In Macaca nemestrina isolate mMacNem1 chromosome 9, mMacNem.hap1, whole genome shotgun sequence, a single genomic region encodes these proteins:
- the LOC105478357 gene encoding peroxisome proliferator-activated receptor gamma coactivator-related protein 1 isoform X1, protein MAARRGRRDGVAPPPSGGPGPDPGGGARGSGWGSRSQAPYGTLGAVSGGEQVLLHEEGGDSGFVSLSRLGPSLRDKDLEMEELMLQDETLLGTMQSYMDASLISLIEDFGSLGESRLSLEDQNEVSLLTALTEILDNADSENLSPFDSIPDSELLVSPREGSSLHKLLTLSRTPPERDLITPVDPLGPSTGSSRGSGVEMSLPDPPWDFSPPSFLETSSPKLPSWRPPRSRPRWGQSPPPQQRSDGEEEEEVASFSGQILAGELDNCVSSTPDFPMHLACPEEEDKATAAETAVPAAGDESISSLSELVRAMHPYCLPNLTQLASLEAELQEQPDDLTLPEGCVVLEIVGQAATAGDDLEIPVVVRQVSPGPQPVLLDDSLETSSALQLLMPTLESETEAAVPKITLCSEKKGLSLNSEEKLDSACLLKPREVMEPVVPKEPQNPPANAAPGSQRARKGRKKKSKEQPAACVEGYARRLRSSSRGQSAVGTEVTAQVDNLQKQPQEELQRESGPLQGKGKPRAWARAWAAALENSSPKNLERSAGQCSPAKEGPLDLYPKLTDTIQANPVPTHLSLVNSAQASPMPVDSVEADPTAVGSVLAGPVPIDPGLVDLASTSSELVEPLPAGPVLINPVLADSAAVDPAVVPISDNLPPVDAVPSGPAPVDLALVDPVPNDLTAVDPVLVKSRPTDPRRAAVSSALGGPAPQLLLESESLDPPKTIIPEVKEVVDSLKIESGTSATTHEARPRPLSLSEYRRRRQQRQAETEERSPQPPTGKWPSLPETPTGLADIPCLVIPPAPAKKTALQRSPEAPPETCLVPVGPSPASPGPEPPVSKSVASALTEQVPSQEMPLLARPSSPVQSVSPVVPTPPAMPTALSFPAGGLGIPPSLPPPPLQPPSLPVSMGPVLPDPFTHYAPMPPWPCYPPVSPSGYPCLPPPPTVPLVSGTPGAYAMPPTCNVPWAPPPAPVSPYSSTCTYGSLGWGPGPQHAPFWSTVPPPPLPPASVGRAVPQAKMESRGTPAGPPENVLPVSMTPPLSGLPGHGAPQIEPTKVEVKPVLASPHPKHKVSALVQSPRLKAPAAPACVSAEGVTVEEPTSEGLKPETQETRPREKPPLPATKAVATPRQSTVSKLPAVHPARLRKLSFLPTPHTQGSEDVVQAFISEIGIEASDLSSLLEQFEKSEAKKECPPPAPADSLAVGNSGGVDIPQEKRPLDRLQAPELANVAGLTPPATPPHQLWKPLAAVSLLAKAKSPKSTAQEGTLKPEGVTEAKHPAAVRLQEGVHGPSRVHVGSGDHDYCVRSRTPPKKMPALVIPEVGSRWNVKRHQDITIKPVLSLGPAAPPPPCIAASREPLDHRTSSEQADPSAPCLAPSSLLSPEASPCRNDTNTRTPPEPSAKQRSMRCYRKACRSASPSSQGWQGRRGRNSRSVSSGSIRTSEASSSSSSSSSSSSRSRSRSLSPPHKRWRRSSCSSSGRSRRCSSSSSSSSSSSSSSSSSSSSRSRSRSPSPRRRSDRRRRYSSYRSHDHYQRQRVLQKERAIEERRVVFIGKIPGRMTRSELKQRFSVFGEIEECTIHFRVQGDNYGFVTYRYAEEAFAAIESGHKLRQADEQPFDLCFGGRRQFCKRSYSDLDSNREDFDPAPVKSKFDSLDFDTLLKQAQKNLRR, encoded by the exons ATGGCGGCGCGCCGGGGACGGAGAGACGGAGTCGCGCCGCCCCCGAGTGGGGGCCCCGGCCCGGACCCTGGCGGGGGAGCCCGCGGCAGCGGTTGGGGAAGTCGAAGCCAAGCGCCGTATGGGACTTTGGGCGCTGTGAGCGGCGGGGAGCAG GTGCTGCTGCACGAGGAAGGGGGTGATTCTGGCTTTGTTAGTCTGTCTCGGCTGGGCCCATCTCTGAGGGACAAGGACCTGGAAATGGAGGAGCTAATGCTGCAGGATGAGACGCTGCTGGGGACCATGCAGAGCTACATGGATGCCTCCCTCATCTCCCTCATCGAGGATTTTGGGAGCCTTGGAGAG AGCAGGTTATCTCTGGAGGACCAGAATGAAGTGTCGCTGCTCACGGCTCTGACGGAGATCTTGGACAATGCAGATTCTGAGAACCTTTCTCCATTTGACAGCATTCCTGATTCGGAGCTGCTTGTGTCACCCCGGGAGGGCTCCTCT CTACACAAGCTGCTTACTCTCTCTCGGACACCCCCAGAACGTGACCTCATCACCCCAGTTGACCCACTGGGGCCCAGTACAGGCAGCAGTAGAGGGAGTGGG GTTGAAATGTCTCTTCCAGATCCCCCTTGGGACTtctcccctccttctttcttAGAGACTTCTTCCCCCAAGCTTCCCAGCTGGAGGCCCCCAAGATCAAGACCACGCTGGGGCCAATCCCCACCTCCCCAGCAGCGCAGTgatggagaagaagaagaggaggtggCCAGCTTCAGTGGCCAGATTCTTGCTGGGGAGCTTGACAACTGTGTGAGCAGTACCCCGGACTTCCCCATGCATTTGGCCTGCCCTGAGGAGGAAGATAAAGCAACAGCAGCAGAGACGGCAGTGCCAGCAGCTGGTGATGAGAGCATCTCCTCCCTGAGTGAGCTGGTGCGGGCCATGCACCCATACTGCCTGCCCAACCTCACCCAACTGGCATCACTTGAGGCTGAGCTTCAGGAGCAGCCAGATGATCTGACGCTGCCTGAGGGCTGTGTAGTGCTGGAGATTGTGGGCCAGGCAGCCACAGCTGGCGATGACCTGGAGATACCAGTTGTGGTGCGACAGGTCTCTCCTGGACCCCAGCCTGTGCTCCTGGATGACTCGCTAGAGACTAGTTCTGCCTTGCAGCTGCTGATGCCTACACTGGAGTCAGAGACGGAGGCTGCTGTGCCCAAGATAACCCTCTGCTCTGAGAAGAAGGGGTTGTCATTGAACTCAGAGGAGAAGCTGGACTCAGCCTGCTTATTGAAGCCCAGGGAGGTCATGGAGCCAGTGGTGCCCAAGGAGCCTCAGAACCCACCTGCCAATGCAGCACCGGGTTCCCAGAGAGCTCGAAAGGGCAGGAAGAAGAAGAGCAAGGAGCAGCCAGCAGCCTGTGTGGAAGGCTatgccaggaggctgaggtcatcTTCTCGTGGGCAGTCTGCCGTAGGTACGGAAGTGACCGCTCAGGTAGACAACTTGCAGAAACAGCCTCAGGAAGAACTTCAAAGAGAGTCTGGGCCTCTCCAGGGTAAGGGGAAGCCTCGGGCTTGGGCTCGGGCCTGGGCAGCTGCCTTGGAGAATTCTAGCCCTAAGAACTTGGAGAGAAGTGCTGGACAATGTAGTCCTGCTAAAGAAGGCCCTCTAGACCTCTACCCCAAGTTGACTGACACTATCCAAGCCAACCCTGTACCAACCCATCTCTCATTGGTCAACTCTGCCCAAGCCAGCCCCATGCCAGTTGACTCTGTTGAAGCTGATCCCACTGCAGTTGGCTCTGTTCTAGCTGGCCCTGTACCTATTGACCCTGGGTTGGTTGACCTTGCTTCAACCAGTTCAGAACTGGTTGAGCCTCTCCCTGCTGGGCCAGTGCTGATCAACCCAGTCCTGGCTGACTCAGCAGCAGTTGACCCTGCAGTGGTTCCCATCTCAGATAACTTGCCACCAGTTGATGCTGTCCCGTCTGGCCCAGCACCAGTTGATCTAGCACTAGTTGACCCTGTTCCTAATGACCTGACTGCAGTTGACCCAGTGCTAGTTAAGTCCAGACCAACTGATCCCAGACGTGCTGCAGTGTCATCAGCCCTGGGGGGTCCAGCCCCCCAGCTCCTCCTGGAGTCAGAGTCCTTGGACCCACCAAAGACCATCATCCCTGAAGTCAAAGAGGTTGTGGATTCTCTGAAAATTGAAAGTGGTACCAGTGCTACAACCCATGAAGCCAGACCTCGGCCTCTCAGCTTATCTGAATACCGGCGACGAAGGCAGCAACGCCAagcagaaacagaagagagaagtcCCCAGCCCCCAACTGGGAAGTGGCCTAGCCTTCCAGAGACTCCCACAGGACTGGCAGACATCCCTTGTCTTGTCATCCCACCAGCCCCAGCCAAGAAGACAGCTCTACAGAGAAGCCCTGAAGCGCCCCCTGAGACTTGCCTTGTGCCTGTAGGTCCCAGCCCTGCTTCTCCTGGTCCTGAGCCACCTGTAAGCAAATCTGTGGCCTCAGCTCTCACTGAGCAGGTGCCATCCCAGGAGATGCCATTGTTGGCGAGACCTTCCTCTCCTGTGCAGTCTGTGTCCCCTGTTGTGCCCACACCTCCTGCAATGCCTACTGCCCTGTCTTTCCCTGCAGGTGGGCTGGGCATACCCCCCAGTCTGCCGCCACCTCCCTTGCAGCCTCCTAGTCTTCCAGTGTCTATGGGTCCAGTCCTACCTGATCCATTTACTCACTATGCCCCCATGCCACCCTGGCCTTGTTATCCTCCTGTGTCCCCTTCTGGCTATCCTTGCCTGCCCCCCCCACCGACAGTGCCCCTAGTGTCTGGTACTCCTGGCGCCTATGCCATGCCTCCCACTTGCAATGTGCCTTGGGCACCCCCACCTGCCCCAGTCTCACCTTACAGTTCCACCTGTACCTATGGGTCCTTGGGATGGGGCCCAGGGCCTCAACATGCTCCATTCTGGTCTACTGTACCCCCGCCTCCTTTGCCTCCAGCCTCCGTTGGGAGAGCTGTTCCCCAAGCTAAGATGGAGTCTAGGGGCACTCCAGCTGGCCCTCCTGAAAATGTACTTCCCGTGTCGATGACTCCTCCCCTCAGTGGGCTACCTGGCCACGGAGCTCCACAGATAGAGCCTACCAAGGTGGAGGTCAAGCCAGTGCTTGCATCTCCCCATCCGAAACATAAGGTGTCTGCCCTGGTGCAAAGTCCCCGGCTGAAGGCTCCAGCGGCTCCAGCATGTGTGTCTGCTGAAGGTGTGACTGTTGAGGAGCCTACATCAGAGGGGCTAaagcctgagacccaggagaCCAGGCCCAGGGAGAAGCCCCCCTTGCCTGCTACCAAGGCTGTTGCGACACCAAGGCAGAGCACTGTCTCCAAGCTGCCTGCTGTCCACCCAGCCCGTCTAAGGAAGCTGTCCTTTCTGCCTACCCCACATACTCAGGGTTCTGAAGATGTGGTACAGGCTTTCATCAGTGAGATTG GTATTGAGGCATCGGACCTGTCCAGTCTGCTGGAGCAGTTTGAGAAATCAGAAG CCAAAAAGGAGTGTCCTCCTCCGGCTCCTGCTGACAGCTTGGCTGTAGGAAACTCAGG CGGCGTTGACATTCCCCAGGAGAAGAGGCCCCTAGACCGGTTACAAGCCCCAGAACTGGCCAACGTGGCAG gGCTCACCCCTCCAGCTACCCCTCCCCACCAGTTATGGAAGCCCCTGGCTGCTGTCTCACTGCTGGCCAAAGCCAAATCTCCTAAGTCCACCGCCCAGGAGGGAACCCTGAAGCCTGAAGGAGTTACGGAGGCCAAACATCCAGCTGCAGTTCGCCTCCAAGAAGGGGTCCATGGCCCTAGTCGAGTCCATGTGGGCTCTGGGGACCATGACTATTGTGTCCGGAGCAGGACTCCCCCAAAAAAGATGCCTGCCCTAGTCATTCCAGAGGTGGGCTCCCGATGGAATGTCAAGCGCCATCAGGACATCACCATCAAACCTGTTTTGTCCTTGGGCCCAGCTGCCCCTCCGCCCCCATGCATAGCTGCCTCCCGGGAGCCACTTGATCACAGGACTAGCAGTGAGCAGGCAGATCCCTCAGCGCCCTGCCTTGCCCCATCCAGCTTGCTGTCCCCTGAGGCCTCACCCTGCCGGAATGACACGAACACTAGGACTCCCCCTGAACCCTCAGCCAAGCAGCGGTCAATGCGCTGTTACCGAAAAGCCTGCAGGTCAGCCAGCCCCTCAAGCCAGGGCTGGCAGGGCCGCCGAGGCCGCAACAGTCGTTCTGTCAGCTCTGGGTCCATCCGGACCAGCGAAGcatcttcctcctcatcctcatcGTCGTCTTCCTCATCCCGATCTCGGTCCAGGTCCCTCTCCCCCCCACACAAGAGGTGGCGAAG GTCCAGCTGTAGTTCCTCCGGACGTTCTCGAAGATGCTCTTCCTCTTCTTCGTCATCATCTTCCTCTTCGTCTTCCTCATCCTCATCATCCAGTTCCCGAAGCCGCTCACGCTCCCCATCCCCCCGCCGGAGAAGTGACAGGAGGCGGCG GTACAGCTCTTATCGTTCACATGACCATTACCAAAGGCAAAGAGTGCTGCAAAAGGAGCGTGCAATA GAAGAAAGAAGGGTGGTCTTCATTGGAAAGATACCTGGCCGCATGACTCGATCAGAGCTGAAACAGAGGTTCTCCGTTTTTGGAGAGATTGAGGAGTGCACCATCCACTTCCGTGTCCAAGG GGACAACTACGGCTTTGTCACTTATCGCTATGCTGAGGAGGCATTTGCAGCCATCGAGAGTGGCCACAAGCTGCGGCAGGCAGATGAGCAGCCCTTTGATCTCTGCTTTGGGGGCCGAAGGCAGTTCTGCAAGAGGAGTTATTCTGATCTTG ACTCCAACCGGGAAGACTTTGACCCTGCACCTGTAAAGAGCAAATTTGATTCTCTTGACTTTGACACATTGTTGAAACAGGCCCAGAAGAACCTCAGGAGGTAA
- the LOC105478357 gene encoding peroxisome proliferator-activated receptor gamma coactivator-related protein 1 isoform X3, whose protein sequence is MAARRGRRDGVAPPPSGGPGPDPGGGARGSGWGSRSQAPYGTLGAVSGGEQVLLHEEGGDSGFVSLSRLGPSLRDKDLEMEELMLQDETLLGTMQSYMDASLISLIEDFGSLGESRLSLEDQNEVSLLTALTEILDNADSENLSPFDSIPDSELLVSPREGSSLHKLLTLSRTPPERDLITPVDPLGPSTGSSRGSGVEMSLPDPPWDFSPPSFLETSSPKLPSWRPPRSRPRWGQSPPPQQRSDGEEEEEVASFSGQILAGELDNCVSSTPDFPMHLACPEEEDKATAAETAVPAAGDESISSLSELVRAMHPYCLPNLTQLASLEAELQEQPDDLTLPEGCVVLEIVGQAATAGDDLEIPVVVRQVSPGPQPVLLDDSLETSSALQLLMPTLESETEAAVPKITLCSEKKGLSLNSEEKLDSACLLKPREVMEPVVPKEPQNPPANAAPGSQRARKGRKKKSKEQPAACVEGYARRLRSSSRGQSAVGTEVTAQVDNLQKQPQEELQRESGPLQGKGKPRAWARAWAAALENSSPKNLERSAGQCSPAKEGPLDLYPKLTDTIQANPVPTHLSLVNSAQASPMPVDSVEADPTAVGSVLAGPVPIDPGLVDLASTSSELVEPLPAGPVLINPVLADSAAVDPAVVPISDNLPPVDAVPSGPAPVDLALVDPVPNDLTAVDPVLVKSRPTDPRRAAVSSALGGPAPQLLLESESLDPPKTIIPEVKEVVDSLKIESGTSATTHEARPRPLSLSEYRRRRQQRQAETEERSPQPPTGKWPSLPETPTGLADIPCLVIPPAPAKKTALQRSPEAPPETCLVPVGPSPASPGPEPPVSKSVASALTEQVPSQEMPLLARPSSPVQSVSPVVPTPPAMPTALSFPAGGLGIPPSLPPPPLQPPSLPVSMGPVLPDPFTHYAPMPPWPCYPPVSPSGYPCLPPPPTVPLVSGTPGAYAMPPTCNVPWAPPPAPVSPYSSTCTYGSLGWGPGPQHAPFWSTVPPPPLPPASVGRAVPQAKMESRGTPAGPPENVLPVSMTPPLSGLPGHGAPQIEPTKVEVKPVLASPHPKHKVSALVQSPRLKAPAAPACVSAEGVTVEEPTSEGLKPETQETRPREKPPLPATKAVATPRQSTVSKLPAVHPARLRKLSFLPTPHTQGSEDVVQAFISEIGIEASDLSSLLEQFEKSEAKKECPPPAPADSLAVGNSGSSCSSSGRSRRCSSSSSSSSSSSSSSSSSSSSRSRSRSPSPRRRSDRRRRYSSYRSHDHYQRQRVLQKERAIEERRVVFIGKIPGRMTRSELKQRFSVFGEIEECTIHFRVQGDNYGFVTYRYAEEAFAAIESGHKLRQADEQPFDLCFGGRRQFCKRSYSDLDSNREDFDPAPVKSKFDSLDFDTLLKQAQKNLRR, encoded by the exons ATGGCGGCGCGCCGGGGACGGAGAGACGGAGTCGCGCCGCCCCCGAGTGGGGGCCCCGGCCCGGACCCTGGCGGGGGAGCCCGCGGCAGCGGTTGGGGAAGTCGAAGCCAAGCGCCGTATGGGACTTTGGGCGCTGTGAGCGGCGGGGAGCAG GTGCTGCTGCACGAGGAAGGGGGTGATTCTGGCTTTGTTAGTCTGTCTCGGCTGGGCCCATCTCTGAGGGACAAGGACCTGGAAATGGAGGAGCTAATGCTGCAGGATGAGACGCTGCTGGGGACCATGCAGAGCTACATGGATGCCTCCCTCATCTCCCTCATCGAGGATTTTGGGAGCCTTGGAGAG AGCAGGTTATCTCTGGAGGACCAGAATGAAGTGTCGCTGCTCACGGCTCTGACGGAGATCTTGGACAATGCAGATTCTGAGAACCTTTCTCCATTTGACAGCATTCCTGATTCGGAGCTGCTTGTGTCACCCCGGGAGGGCTCCTCT CTACACAAGCTGCTTACTCTCTCTCGGACACCCCCAGAACGTGACCTCATCACCCCAGTTGACCCACTGGGGCCCAGTACAGGCAGCAGTAGAGGGAGTGGG GTTGAAATGTCTCTTCCAGATCCCCCTTGGGACTtctcccctccttctttcttAGAGACTTCTTCCCCCAAGCTTCCCAGCTGGAGGCCCCCAAGATCAAGACCACGCTGGGGCCAATCCCCACCTCCCCAGCAGCGCAGTgatggagaagaagaagaggaggtggCCAGCTTCAGTGGCCAGATTCTTGCTGGGGAGCTTGACAACTGTGTGAGCAGTACCCCGGACTTCCCCATGCATTTGGCCTGCCCTGAGGAGGAAGATAAAGCAACAGCAGCAGAGACGGCAGTGCCAGCAGCTGGTGATGAGAGCATCTCCTCCCTGAGTGAGCTGGTGCGGGCCATGCACCCATACTGCCTGCCCAACCTCACCCAACTGGCATCACTTGAGGCTGAGCTTCAGGAGCAGCCAGATGATCTGACGCTGCCTGAGGGCTGTGTAGTGCTGGAGATTGTGGGCCAGGCAGCCACAGCTGGCGATGACCTGGAGATACCAGTTGTGGTGCGACAGGTCTCTCCTGGACCCCAGCCTGTGCTCCTGGATGACTCGCTAGAGACTAGTTCTGCCTTGCAGCTGCTGATGCCTACACTGGAGTCAGAGACGGAGGCTGCTGTGCCCAAGATAACCCTCTGCTCTGAGAAGAAGGGGTTGTCATTGAACTCAGAGGAGAAGCTGGACTCAGCCTGCTTATTGAAGCCCAGGGAGGTCATGGAGCCAGTGGTGCCCAAGGAGCCTCAGAACCCACCTGCCAATGCAGCACCGGGTTCCCAGAGAGCTCGAAAGGGCAGGAAGAAGAAGAGCAAGGAGCAGCCAGCAGCCTGTGTGGAAGGCTatgccaggaggctgaggtcatcTTCTCGTGGGCAGTCTGCCGTAGGTACGGAAGTGACCGCTCAGGTAGACAACTTGCAGAAACAGCCTCAGGAAGAACTTCAAAGAGAGTCTGGGCCTCTCCAGGGTAAGGGGAAGCCTCGGGCTTGGGCTCGGGCCTGGGCAGCTGCCTTGGAGAATTCTAGCCCTAAGAACTTGGAGAGAAGTGCTGGACAATGTAGTCCTGCTAAAGAAGGCCCTCTAGACCTCTACCCCAAGTTGACTGACACTATCCAAGCCAACCCTGTACCAACCCATCTCTCATTGGTCAACTCTGCCCAAGCCAGCCCCATGCCAGTTGACTCTGTTGAAGCTGATCCCACTGCAGTTGGCTCTGTTCTAGCTGGCCCTGTACCTATTGACCCTGGGTTGGTTGACCTTGCTTCAACCAGTTCAGAACTGGTTGAGCCTCTCCCTGCTGGGCCAGTGCTGATCAACCCAGTCCTGGCTGACTCAGCAGCAGTTGACCCTGCAGTGGTTCCCATCTCAGATAACTTGCCACCAGTTGATGCTGTCCCGTCTGGCCCAGCACCAGTTGATCTAGCACTAGTTGACCCTGTTCCTAATGACCTGACTGCAGTTGACCCAGTGCTAGTTAAGTCCAGACCAACTGATCCCAGACGTGCTGCAGTGTCATCAGCCCTGGGGGGTCCAGCCCCCCAGCTCCTCCTGGAGTCAGAGTCCTTGGACCCACCAAAGACCATCATCCCTGAAGTCAAAGAGGTTGTGGATTCTCTGAAAATTGAAAGTGGTACCAGTGCTACAACCCATGAAGCCAGACCTCGGCCTCTCAGCTTATCTGAATACCGGCGACGAAGGCAGCAACGCCAagcagaaacagaagagagaagtcCCCAGCCCCCAACTGGGAAGTGGCCTAGCCTTCCAGAGACTCCCACAGGACTGGCAGACATCCCTTGTCTTGTCATCCCACCAGCCCCAGCCAAGAAGACAGCTCTACAGAGAAGCCCTGAAGCGCCCCCTGAGACTTGCCTTGTGCCTGTAGGTCCCAGCCCTGCTTCTCCTGGTCCTGAGCCACCTGTAAGCAAATCTGTGGCCTCAGCTCTCACTGAGCAGGTGCCATCCCAGGAGATGCCATTGTTGGCGAGACCTTCCTCTCCTGTGCAGTCTGTGTCCCCTGTTGTGCCCACACCTCCTGCAATGCCTACTGCCCTGTCTTTCCCTGCAGGTGGGCTGGGCATACCCCCCAGTCTGCCGCCACCTCCCTTGCAGCCTCCTAGTCTTCCAGTGTCTATGGGTCCAGTCCTACCTGATCCATTTACTCACTATGCCCCCATGCCACCCTGGCCTTGTTATCCTCCTGTGTCCCCTTCTGGCTATCCTTGCCTGCCCCCCCCACCGACAGTGCCCCTAGTGTCTGGTACTCCTGGCGCCTATGCCATGCCTCCCACTTGCAATGTGCCTTGGGCACCCCCACCTGCCCCAGTCTCACCTTACAGTTCCACCTGTACCTATGGGTCCTTGGGATGGGGCCCAGGGCCTCAACATGCTCCATTCTGGTCTACTGTACCCCCGCCTCCTTTGCCTCCAGCCTCCGTTGGGAGAGCTGTTCCCCAAGCTAAGATGGAGTCTAGGGGCACTCCAGCTGGCCCTCCTGAAAATGTACTTCCCGTGTCGATGACTCCTCCCCTCAGTGGGCTACCTGGCCACGGAGCTCCACAGATAGAGCCTACCAAGGTGGAGGTCAAGCCAGTGCTTGCATCTCCCCATCCGAAACATAAGGTGTCTGCCCTGGTGCAAAGTCCCCGGCTGAAGGCTCCAGCGGCTCCAGCATGTGTGTCTGCTGAAGGTGTGACTGTTGAGGAGCCTACATCAGAGGGGCTAaagcctgagacccaggagaCCAGGCCCAGGGAGAAGCCCCCCTTGCCTGCTACCAAGGCTGTTGCGACACCAAGGCAGAGCACTGTCTCCAAGCTGCCTGCTGTCCACCCAGCCCGTCTAAGGAAGCTGTCCTTTCTGCCTACCCCACATACTCAGGGTTCTGAAGATGTGGTACAGGCTTTCATCAGTGAGATTG GTATTGAGGCATCGGACCTGTCCAGTCTGCTGGAGCAGTTTGAGAAATCAGAAG CCAAAAAGGAGTGTCCTCCTCCGGCTCCTGCTGACAGCTTGGCTGTAGGAAACTCAGG GTCCAGCTGTAGTTCCTCCGGACGTTCTCGAAGATGCTCTTCCTCTTCTTCGTCATCATCTTCCTCTTCGTCTTCCTCATCCTCATCATCCAGTTCCCGAAGCCGCTCACGCTCCCCATCCCCCCGCCGGAGAAGTGACAGGAGGCGGCG GTACAGCTCTTATCGTTCACATGACCATTACCAAAGGCAAAGAGTGCTGCAAAAGGAGCGTGCAATA GAAGAAAGAAGGGTGGTCTTCATTGGAAAGATACCTGGCCGCATGACTCGATCAGAGCTGAAACAGAGGTTCTCCGTTTTTGGAGAGATTGAGGAGTGCACCATCCACTTCCGTGTCCAAGG GGACAACTACGGCTTTGTCACTTATCGCTATGCTGAGGAGGCATTTGCAGCCATCGAGAGTGGCCACAAGCTGCGGCAGGCAGATGAGCAGCCCTTTGATCTCTGCTTTGGGGGCCGAAGGCAGTTCTGCAAGAGGAGTTATTCTGATCTTG ACTCCAACCGGGAAGACTTTGACCCTGCACCTGTAAAGAGCAAATTTGATTCTCTTGACTTTGACACATTGTTGAAACAGGCCCAGAAGAACCTCAGGAGGTAA